The following is a genomic window from Rutidosis leptorrhynchoides isolate AG116_Rl617_1_P2 chromosome 8, CSIRO_AGI_Rlap_v1, whole genome shotgun sequence.
GTAGTGAGTATGAATCAATCTGCATTTATTCCGGGCAGGAGGATTGCAGATAATATTCTCTTAACTCAAGAAATCATGAAAAATTACCATTTGAACCGCGGCACTCCGAGATGTGCGTTTAAAGTTGACATCCAAAAAGCATATGATACGGTTGATTGGAATTTTCTTGAGGCTACTCTTATCTGTTTTGATTATCCGAGAAAAATGATAAAATGGATCATGGCGTGTGTTTCTAATTCCTCGTATATGATAAGTATTAATGGGGAATTGCATGGTTTTTTCAAGGGAAAGCGAGGGTTGAGACAAGGTGACCCAATGTCACCTTATTAATTTACGTTGGTCATGGAGGTTCTAACTCTAATGTTGAAGAGGAATGTTGTCCAATCTGATAATTTCCGTTTTCACCTGAATTGTGACAAATTAAAAATAATCAATTTATGTTTTGCTGATGACTTATTTTTGTTCTCTCATGCGGATGTCACCTCAGTAAAAATTATTAGAGATTCGATATAAGAGTTCAAGCATTGCTCGGGCTTAGCTCCTAGTATGCCGAAAAGTACTGCTTTCTTTTCTCATGTTAGTGTGGCTACAAAGAACCAAATTTTGGCTATCCTACCATTTGAAGAAGGTAGTCTGCCTATTCGATACTTGGGTGTGCCGTTGATATCCTCACGTCTAATGTATCGTGATTGTAAAATCCTTGTTGATAGAGTGCGAAAAAAAAATCGATGATTGGAAGAATAAATTTCTTTCTTTTACGGGGCGAGTTCAACTTATTATTTCGGTTCTCACGGCTATGCAACTTTATTGGTGTTCGGATTTTATTCTTCCGGATGCTATTGTTAATGATATTGAAAAGTTGATGCGGGATTTTCTTTGGTGTCAAGGTGAGCTGAAGAGGGGTAAGGCGAAGGTTAAGTGGGATGACGTTTGCCTCCCAAAAGAGGAGGGCGGTTTGAGTATTAAACGTCTTAAGTATTGGAATGTGGCCCTCATGGCGTCTCACATTTGGCGATTGTTAACACTTAAGCAATCTTTATGGGTCCGTTGGATACATTAATACAAGATTCGAGATAGAAATATTTGGGACATCAACATCGTTGCCGGGTCATCATGGAGTTGGCGTAGTTTACTTAGGATCAGACCTTTGGTGAGACAATTCTTCTCTTATCAAATTGGTAATGGTAAGATAGCTTCTGCATGGTTTGATGATTGGTGCTTATTGGGTCCCCTGTGTGACTCCATTCCTTTTGTTGACATCGAATTGGCTGGTTACCATAAGCTTAATAAGGTGAATGATATTGTGTCTAATAATTCCTTTAATTGGCCACATGATTGGAGTATAAAATTCCCAGCCTTATCCACTATTCCAACTCCTCATTTGAGCGATTTGGATGATCAAGTGGTTTGGAGGGGTGAATCTAATTCTGGTCGTGGTGGTTCTGTTGCGTGCATTTGGGAGTCGATTAGACCTCGGGCTCCCAAAGTTAGATGGTTTGAAGTGGTTTGGTTCTCTCAGTGCATCCCGAAACATGCATTTGTCATGTGGTTATTGATGGGTGAGCGTCTTAAAACTCAAGATAGATTAAAACCGTGGGAGGTACGAGCTAACCCGATTTTAAAGTGCTTGTTATGTAATGACATCATGGACTCTCATGACCACCTTTTTTTCAACTATTATTTCTCAAAACGGGTCTGGCATAACATATTGGGGTTGATTTGAGTTGATATTGGTGGCTCTAGCTGGAAGGAGTGTCGTGATTCTATCGTATGGGCTGCAAAGGGTAGATCAGCTGAATGGGTTGTGGCTAAACTGTGCTTTGGTGCTGCTGTATACCACATATGGCAGGAAAGGAATTCTAGGCTGTTTAAGAAACACAAACAAACTGAAGAACAGCTATTCGAAACCATTCGCTCCAATGTAAGATTGATGTTGACGGCGACTAATTTCAAGAATTCAAAAAAGGTTGAGCAAATGAAGATTGACTGGCAACTTGGATAGAGTGTGCTTTATCtctttgttagtgttttgggtttagcttTCTCGTGTCTGTAATAGCTTGTAGATTGCTAGTGGGCTGTTTATGCTTGGCTGCAAGTGTCTCTTGTAGCAGCTGTGCTTTATCGTTGTACTGTtttgttattatttataatatttgcCTGGGGTAACCCTTACCCAAAAAAAAAGAATtttaatataacataatataatattatattatattatataatattagttTATTTTAATGTctattattttttaaattaatcTCTCTGTTGATCAATAAAAATCTAATTGCTATATAATTTTGaactataaaatactaataataatgattataaataaAGTATTGTATCATATTAAGACACTCATTATGTTTATTTGTTTTATAATCTTATATTACCATTACAATATGGTATAACATAtgtttctaaatatatatatatatatatatatatatatatatatatatatatatatatatatatatatatatatatatatatatagtttccttTTATATATTCTTTAGTTAGATTAAAAAAATTGGACTTATAAAACCATGTGCATACATGGGTTTTGAAAGTAGAAAAAGTTGTAGTTGTTAGAATTTAGTATCCAATCAAGACAACTATTTTACATCAATTACTAACCCACGAAAGACAAAGAATAATCTAAAAGTATAAACAATAAAATCAAAGCATAGCGACACAAAGGTTTAACATGGTTATATCCAACTCTAAACACGAAGAAGAGTTTAGTCAACTGGCGCAAACTAGAGAAATTTTCACTAATAATTTTTGCACCTATTACAATGAGGTCAGGGGTCTATTTAGAGTGAAACATCAAACCTAGTATGGAGTAGTACATTGTTCCACAAGTTAACTTACCATTCAATCCAAAGACATTTCAAAAATCAATTACCACCTTTTGAACAAGTTGACTTTGCCTTCAAGTAAACAACATTTCTAACCTTTAAGTAAAACTTATCTCCCACACAATCTTAATTTTCTTTCCTTAGTTAAAGTTTGTAtatctcaacaatctcccacttcgaGACTTGAACAAACCCATACCGATAACCCGTCTCGACTTCATTTAACCTACCCCCATCTATACAGTCAAGAAAGCTTCTTGGGACACGTACATTCCAACTCATCAAACTGATCAAGATAGTAGCTTTTGATAAAGAGCACTTCAACTACATTCGCCAAAATGTAAACAACCTCACTATCAGTTATATTGAATACCCACAAAAACTCCCGATTAGCTAACTACGACTCCTTTTAATATCACCAGATACACTATCCGGGACACGCCACACTTCACCACCGATTACCCGCCCGTGGGAAGGAATTCTTTCGATATCAAAAACACCGTTGAGTAATAATTCAATCTTTAGTTACTAGCTTAAGTCATCTCTCGGTTTCTGTGCCATCATTGAAGTGCGCGCGACTTCAATCACATGATTTAAACAGGAGACAAAATAGCATCAACTCAACGCTCTAGACACGTCCAACCCTGTCACCGAATTGTCAACGATCACCCTCGTACATAATTCCCTTCTATTACTAATTTTCCTTCCCAACTATCAGAAAATCTAATAGACACCCTCGTAGACTCTTTATCAAGGCTCTAGTGAAAACGCAATCACAACCTCGAAATCTACacttttcaactttccgctttcaCACTGGTACACTGACCCATCCTGATGTGCTAAATCTAACCTATAAAATTAAACTAGAAATTACTAAAAACAATTAGCACACAAGTAGACAACTATCTTAATCGTGCAATAAAAGCTATAGCAAGTCCTAGTTTGTTCCACATGGAGCAAGTGtgattaagaattttaaactaataattattctaaagAAATTAGaggattttaaattttaaattaaaacttaaattaaataaacaagAATTATACAAATACGAAATCAGATGAGATACGAATATCCACTTAGAGTCAATTCACCTAGCCCAGATTGCTTTATTAAGCTCAATTAAACACTGCAAGTGCAGGAAATTGATAATTCAAGTTGGTGTTCCTCACCTAAATTACCAATTTTGATATATAAGTGTGACTAAATCACGTTGGTGTCGCACACGTAAATTAAGCACACAATCAATTAATTATGGAACACTAAAGATTACAATTTAACTTAGATCGTTTTGGTATCCCTTTACAACCTCACAATAACTTTCAGTTAACCAACAATCAAATCACTAATAATCAATTTATAGTATAGTGTCCCTTATATAATTAGAATAGTTATCTAGTCAATTTATTAAAAAACTAACAAAATTCATCAATTCAAATAAATGACGTTATCAAATTAATAAATTCAATGATTCAATTAATTTGAAACCTTCAATAACAATG
Proteins encoded in this region:
- the LOC139864351 gene encoding uncharacterized protein, whose translation is MQLYWCSDFILPDAIVNDIEKLMRDFLWCQGELKRGKAKVKWDDVCLPKEEGGLSIKRLKYWNVALMASHIWRLLTLKQSLWIASAWFDDWCLLGPLCDSIPFVDIELAGYHKLNKVNDIVSNNSFNWPHDWSIKFPALSTIPTPHLSDLDDQVVWRGESNSGRGGSVACIWESIRPRAPKVRWFEVVWFSQCIPKHAFVMWLLMGERLKTQDRLKPWEVRANPILNWKECRDSIVWAAKGRSAEWVVAKLCFGAAVYHIWQERNSRLFKKHKQTEEQLFETIRSNVRLMLTATNFKNSKKVEQMKIDWQLG